One Archangium violaceum genomic window, GGCCTCGAGGCCACGGGCATGGCGCCCCTGTCGGTGCGCTACCGGTTCCTGCACGACCGGGTGCAGCAGGCGGCCCATTCGCTCATCCCGGAATCGGACAGGCAGCGGACCCACCTCGAGATAGGCAGGCGCCTGCTCGAAACGGCCTCCGCGCAGGAGCGGGAGGAGCACCTGTTCGACATCGTGAACCACCTGAATGTCGCCCGGGGGCTCCTGGTGGAGGTGGAGGAGCGTCACGAGCTCGCGCGGGCGAATCTGCGGGCTGGCAGGAGGGCCCTGACGTCGAACGCGTATGACGTGGCGCGCGAGTACCTGGAGACGGGGTTGACGCTCCTGGAGCCGGAGAGCTGGCGGACCCACTACGAGTTGACGCTCGCCCTCCACGAGGAGGCGGCGCGCGCGGCCTGGCTCAGCAGGCATTTCGCGCGGCAGGACGAGCTGGTGGGCGCGGTGCTGTCCCATGCGCGCACGGTGCTGGAGCGGGTGCGGGCCTACGAAATCCGCATCCAGACGGCCATCGCCCAGGAGCGGCTCGCCTTCGCTCTGGAGACCGGGCTCCACGTGCTGGGGGAGTTGGGGGTGGAGTTCCCGGCGGCACCCCGGCCCGAGGACATCGAGCGGGGGCGCGAGGAGGTCCGTGCCGCGGTGGGTGACGGCTCGCTGGAGCAACTCAGCTCCCTGCCGGAGATGACGGATGCCAGGTCCCTGGCGGCGGTGCGAATCCTGACCCTGCTGGCGCCGCCCGCCTACCAGACGAAGCCCGCGCTGCTGCAACTGCTCATCTTCCGCACGGTCGTGCTGACCGCGCGGCATGGCGTGGCGCCCATCACGGCCCCGACCTTCGCGATGTACGGGCTCATCCTCTGCGGGATGCTCGACGAGCTCGATGCGGGATACCAGGCCGGTCAACTGGCACTGAAGATCCTCGAGCGCTTCAACGTCCAGGAGCCCCGCGCGAAGACGCTCTACGTGGTCAACGTGAAGACGCTCCATTGGAAGCGCCACGTGCGCGAGAGCCTGAAGCCCCTGCTGGACGCGTACGCCAGCGGGCTCGAGACGGGAGACCTCGAGTTCATGGGGTGGGCGGCGGACTTCTACTGCCACCACTCGTTCTTCCTGGGGCGGCCGCTCGGCCCGCTCGTGGAGGAGATGGACGAGTACCGGAAGGTCCTCGAGCACCACCACCGCCGGGTGACGCTCCGGCAGTACGCGGTGTACCAACAGGCCGTGCTCAACCTCTCGGGGGAGGGGGAGACGCCGTGGCGCCTGGTGGGGCGGGCCTGGAACGAAGACGCGCTGCTCCCGCGCTACGTGGCGGACGGTGATGGCACCGCGAGCTGCATCGCGTACGTCAACAAGCTGATGCTGGCCTATCTCTTCGGGCAGTACCGGCTGGCGGTGGAGAGCGCCGACGCGGCGGAGAAGTACCTGCCGGCGGTGGCGGCCCAGCTCCTCGTTCCCCGCTACTTCTTCTTCGACTCCCTGGCGCGGCTCGCCCTGCTTCCCGAGCTCGGCGAGGTGGAGCGGAGCGCGGCGCTGGAGCGGATCTCCGCGAACCAACGGCGGATGGAGCGCTGGGCCCGGTCGGCTCCCATGAACTTCCTCCACCCGTACCACCTCGTGGAGGCCGAGCGCTGCCGGGTGCGAGGCGCGCGTGCCGAGGCGCTCGAGCACTATGACCGGGCCATCGCGCTCGCCCGGGAGCACGAGCATCCCCATGACGAGGCCCTCGCCCACGAGCTGACCGCCCGCTTCTTCCTCGAATGGGGGATGGCGCACCGCGCGCGGCCCCACCTGCTCGAGGCCCATGACGCCCATTCGCGCTGGGGGGCGCACGCCCTGCTGCGTTACCTCTCCGCCCGCTACTCCGAGCAGGGCCTTTCCGAGCAGCCCGCCGGTGCGTCCGAGGCGCGAGCACCGGACGAGACCCGGAGCGATCTCGGCCTGCTCGATCTCCAGAGCGTCCTGGCGGCCTCACGGGTGTTCTTCTCGGAGATGAACCTGGACCGGTTGCTGGAGCGGGTGGTGGTCATCCTCTGCGAGAACGCCGGCGCCCAACGGTGTGTCCTCCTCCGGGAGGAGCGGCAGCACCTCTTCGTGGTCATGGAGCACACCGCCCTCACGGGGGAGACCCGCCGCCACGCGAGCGACACGCCCGCCGACGCCGAGCGCGTGCCCGGCTCGGTCATCCGCCGCTCCATCCGGACGCAGCAGCCCCTCGTGGTGGAGGACCTGTCGCGCGACGACTCCCTGGCCGATGACCCCTATGTCCACCGCCATGCTCCGCGCTCCGTCCTGTCGCTCCCCATCTTCCACCAGGGCCGGCTGCTGCTCGTCGTCTACCTCGAGAACAACCTGGCCGCGGGTGTCTTCACCTCCAGGCACCTGCAGACCCTGACGCTCCTGGCCTCGCAGCTCGCGCTCTCGCTGGAGAACGCGGCGCTCTATGGGGACCTGGAGCAGCGCGTCCAGGAGCGCACGAGCGCGCTGGAGGCGGCGCACAAGCAGCTCGTCGAGGTGGCGCACCGCGCGGGCATGGCGGAGATCGCCAGCGGGGTGTTGCACAACATCGGCAACTCCCTCAACTCGCTCGTGGTCACCACGGAGAGCCTGGTCCGAGACGTCACCCGCCTGCCCGTGGAGCAGTTGAAGAAGAGCGCCCGGCTGCTGACGGACGAGAAGGAGGACCTCGCCGGGTTCCTCGAGAAGGATTCCCGGGGGCGGATGCTCCCCGAGTACCTCGACAAGCTGGGCGACAAGTTGCGCGGGGACGCCGACCACATGCTCGTGGAGTTGCGGTCGATGAAGACCAACCTCGAGCAGATCGGGGCGACGATCCACGCGCAGCAGGTGTACGCCAACGGGCCACGGCTCGTGGAGCAGGTGGACGTGGATGAACTGGTGGAGGACGCGCTGCGCATGCAGCAGTCCTCCCTGACCCGGCACCGGGTGCGCATCGAGCGCGACATGGCGCGACTGCCCGTGGCCTCGCTCGAGCGGCACAAGGTGCTGCACATCCTGGTCAACCTCATCAGCAACGCGAAGCAGGCCCTGGTGGATGCGGACCAGGCCGACAAGTGCATCCGCATCGAGGCACGCCCCAGCTCGCCGGGGCGCTTCCTCCTCGTGGTCCGGGACAACGGCGTGGGGATCTCCGCGGAAGACCTGCAGCGCGTCTTCCAGTATGGATTCACCACGCGCTCGGGGAGCCTGGGCTACGGCTTGCACTGGGCGGCCAATACCGCCCGTGAAATGGGGGGCAGTCTGGTCGTGGCCAGCGAGGGGCGCGGGCGGGGAGCGTGCTTCACCCTGGAGTTACCCCTCGGCAACCAGGAGTGAGCCGGCGCCTACGGGGTATTGGCGGGAGCCGGGTTGCCGGCCTTGATCCACTGGGCGAGCGCGAGCGCCTCGCTCGTGGAGATGCGGCCGGCGAAGCTCGGCATCATCGTTCCGGGGCGGATCTTCTGGGGGTCGAGAATCCACATGGCGACCACCTCCGCCGGTTTGTCGCGGGAGTTGGCGAGGACGGGGGCGAAGGCCGTACCCGGTCCATGGCAGGCACGGCAGCCCAGGCTGGAGAAGAGCTGCTCCGGTGTCCGGGCGGTGTTGGCCGGGACTTGCTGCGTGCCGCCCTGCGGCGCCGTGGGCGTGCCCTCGGAGGGGGACGGAGGCGCCTCGGCCGAAGGGGAGTCCTTGAAGACGGTGGCCGCGCTGGGGGCGGAAGGTGCCTTCTCCTGCTTGTCCGGGCAGGCGGACAGGGTCAGGGCCATCGACAGGAGCGCGGTGCGCGTCAGCGGGACGGAAGGGGGCTTGCTGCTCGGTCGCTTGCTCATGTGGCACAGCATGTCATGGCTCGGGCCTCGCCAGGGGGCGGGTGTGAGGGGGTTGGGAACTCCTGGAGCGCGAGGGCGGGCCGCGTGGTAGGGAGGGCCGCGCATCGGAGGAGTGAGCGGCATGGATCGCGCGGACATCGTCACGTTGGACAAGCGGCACGTATGGCACCCGTACACCGCGATGGACGAGTACATCGCGAAGACGGATCCACTGGTGGTGGTACGCGCCGAGGGCCCGTACCTCTACGACGCGGACGGGACGCGCTACCTGGACGCCAACGGCTCGTGGTGGGTGTCCACATTGGGACACCGTCACCCCCGGCTGGTGCGCGCGCTCACCGAGCAGGCCGGCTCCCTGCCGCACACCTCGCTCGCGGGCGTGACGCACGAGCCGGCCGCCCGTCTGGCGCAGGAGTTGGTCGCGCTGGCCCCCGGGTTCTCGCGTGTCTTCTACTCGGACAACGGGAGCACCGCGGTGGAGGTCGCCATCAAGATGGCGGCGCAGTACTGGGCGCAGAACGGCCGCCCCCGTCGCACGCGCTTCATCACGCTCTCGGGGGCCTTCCACGGCGAGACGATCGGCGCCACCAGCGTGGGCGGGGTGGAGGTGTTCCGCGACGTCTTCGGGCCGCTGCTCTTCGACGTGGTGCACGTGCCTTCCCCCGCGGAGCCAGCGGGCTGGGAGCACGCCTTCGCCCGGGTGGAGGCCACGCTGCGCGAGCATCCGGACGAGATCGCCGCCGTCATCCTCGAGCCCCTCATCCAGGGCGCCGCGGGCATGCAGATGTACGCGCCCGCCTTCGTCCGGGCCGTGCGCGAGGCCACCCGGGCGGTGGACACCTTCCTCATCGCCGACGAGGTCTTCACCGGCATGGGGCGCACGGGGGCTCGCTTCGCGTGTGACCTGGCCGGCGTGGTGCCGGACCTGCTGTGTCTGGCGAAGGCGCTGTCCGGAGGGTTGATGCCCTTCGCGGCCACGCTGGCCACCGAGCGCGTCTTCTCGGGCTTCGGCGGAGGGCGCGAGCGGGCGCTGTATTACGGACACTCGTACTGTGGGAACCCGCTGGGCGCGGCGGTGGCTCGCGAGGTGCTCGCGGTGTACCGCGACGAGGACGTGCTGGGGCAGGTGGCTCGCAAGGCGCCGAAGGTGAAGGCCGCCTTCGAGCGCATGGCCGGCACGATTCCCGGCGTCACGCGGCCGAGGGCCCTCGGCATGGTGGGCGCGGTGGACCTCGGCAGCGGTGGCTACCTGGCGAGCGGCGGTTGGCGTGTGTACGAGGCGGCGAGGCGGCGCGGGCTGTACCTGCGCCCCATGGGGGACACGGTGTACATCGCCCCCGCGCTCAACATCCCGGACGCCGCGCTGGACGAGCTGCTCGCCGGCGTGGAGGCCAGCCTGCTCGCGGTGGCCTCCGGCCGGACCTGACTCTTCCCGGACTTGTCCGACTGCCGGACAAGTCCGCCACCTTCGACTCCGGAGACCCCATGTCTCGCCTCCTCCTGCTCCTGCTGCTCTCCGCGCCGGTCCTCGGCTGTGCGACGGCCTCTTCCGCCACGTCCGCCCCTGGCAACGCGTCTTGCTCCGGGCTCGATGCGCTCACCATCCCGGCACTGCCCGACTGGGTCGACAAGTACGCGGGCCCGAATGACAGCAAGGAGGAGCGCCGCTTCTTCAACATCAGCCGCCTGATGACGTGCTTCCAGCTCTCCCGGGCGCAGGCCGTCGAGCTGCAGAACCTCTTCCGGGACCAGGTCCGCGCCAGCCCCGCTTCCGACCCGGTGGCCGCGTTCAGTGCCGCCCTCGAGCGCGTCCGCCGGGGCGACTTCGAGAGCCGGCTCCAGCCCGAGACGCTCGGCAGGGCCCGCTTCATCGTCGTCTTCGACCTCGATGAGACCCTCTTCGATCAGTACTACCCCGCCGAGGTGGGCGAGGCCTGTCACGATGTCGCGGTCCCGAAGAAGGACGGTGTCCGCTACCTGAAGCTCGTCCCGGGTTGGCGGCAGGCCTTCGAGCGCATCCAGGCGCTCGGCGGCGCCGTGGTGCTCTTCTCCGCCAATGTCGACACGGTCACCCTCGAGAACCTCGCGCAATGGAAGCTCGAGGGAGTCCCCCTCACCGAGCACCCCGCGATCGCCGGCATCCTGACCAACAGCCACCTCGTCCTGCAGGAGAAATCCGAGGGTGTGGCCGACCCGAGGAAGGGCAACCCCCTGCGCGAGCCGTCCAAGGACCTGCGTGTCTTCGACGAGCAGCTGCGCCGCGTCGTCATCGTCGACGACAACCCGACGCGCCTCTTCCAGATGCGCAACGCCCGCATCTTCAAGAAGTTCGAGGCCGATACCTACTGCACCTCCAGCGACCCGGTGCTGCGCCGCGCCTTCGAGCAGGCGATGCCCAACGTCGTGCGGGAAATCGAGGAGTCGGTCCGGTACATGGACGCGAATGGCGGCGGCTTCGTCGACGCCTACCTGCCCTACACCTCGCTCGGGCAGCTCACCGTGCGGTTCCTCGTCGACAGCGGTGGCTTCGACCTCGCGGGAGCCATCGACTACGTCCGCCACCATCCCGAGGTCGTCGACCCGCGGTACTGAGCGGCTCCTGGAGCGGGCCCGTCCGGCATCAACCCCGGGCGGGGAAGGCGCCTTCGAGCGCGATGATGTAGTGGAGCGTCGCGCCCGATCCGGAGGGAGACGGCACGCGCTCGCGCAGGTCCGGCAGCGCGAAGGTGGTCATGCCGTCGCCTCCATAGGTGGTACCCAGGACGGAGAAGAGGGCCGAGTGGCGCGAGATCGACAGGAGCCGGCCATCGCACAGCGCCCAACCACGGGGCTCGAAGCGGCCGGCGAACATGCGGATCTCGCCAATGAGAGGGTTTGACATGGCTGCGTCCCCTGAACTTCCAGACGCCGAGACGATCACGTTTCCCGGGCCGGGCGGAACGAACGGCTTCACGTCAAAGGTGTGAACGGCTTCACAGCGCCGCCCTGCGAACCTCTCGGGTTCGGGAGCCCGGGAGCAATGATGTTCGCCCCAGCACGTACTTCATGCAGACTGGGGCTTCACCTCAGCGCGAAACACCAGAGGAGGGCGCGATGGGCCTGTGTGGATGGATCATCTTCGGTTTCCTGGCGGGGCTGATTGCCCGCGCCATCATGCCCGGCCGGCAGGGCCTGGGCCTCATCGCCACGACCCTGCTGGGCATCGCCGGGTCCTTCATGGGCGGCTTCATCGCCTCGGTGCTCCGGGGCGGAAACTGGCGCCTGCTGCAGCCCAGCGGCTTCATCGGGGCCGTCGTCGGTGCCATCGTGCTGCTCGCCATCGGCCGGATGATGTCCAACCGGCGCTAGGTGCCCGATATCATTGAGGTTGGGGCGGGCTCTCAGCCGCTGGGAGGCCCACCCCACAAACTGGTAGGCACACAGCCTTCCATGCTGTAGGCTGATGGCATCACCCGTGAGGAATCAGCAAGGCTAATGGGCGCGGTAAAGCCGCGCTAATGGCTTTGTGAACCAGGGACTGGCAATCCACCCCCGATTTACCGTATGTGCGCCCGGAATACCGGATGACGCGCACGCGGGGGAACCCCTCCAAGGTAGTCCGCGGCGCGAATCCGGTTGCGGAAGACTGCGCGCGTCCTCGGGAGACAAAACCCCTCCAAGGTCGAATCCCGAGGACGCGCGCAGCCGCAGTTTCCCACCTATGCGGTCAGATGCAAGCGCCGGGTGATGGAAACGCAACCCTTGAGCGCCTGGTGGGCGTCAGGTGCGTCCCGTCTCCTCTTGCTCGGGGATAGGTTCCAGGGCTTCCCCCACCCCGCGACAGGACCTGTGCGGGTACACGAGGAGACCCATGGGTTCGGTGACGCTGGTGCTGGTGGCGTGGTTGTTGGCGGGGACGTCCGAGGCGGGTATGCCCGCGGCCCCGAGTGGGAATGCCGGCACGTTCGTGGCGAAGTCCCTCACCGTGCGCGGCGAGATGTACCTCTATTCGGTGTACCTGCCGCCGGGGTACCGCCAGGGCTCGTCGTGGCCAGTCATCCTGGCGCTGCACGGCGCGAATTCGCGCGGCAGGGACGGGGTGCGGCCGAGGACCCAGAGCGTGGCGGAGGCGGCCCGGGCGCATCCGGAGCGCTACCCGGCCGTGCTGGTGCTGCCCCAGTGCCCACCCGACCGGGAGTGGAGCGGGGACGTGGCGGACTTCGCCCTCGAGGCGCTGGAGCGCACCCTCGCGGAGTACGGCGGGGACCGGAAGCGGGTGTACCTGGCGGGCCAGTCCATGGGGGCTCGGGGCGTGGTGCAGCTCGCCGCGCGCTACCCGGAGCGCTTCGCCGCCGTGGTGGCCGTATCCGGGCGCTACCCGGAGCGCTCCGGGTTGGACAAGCTCAAGGGCCTGCCCCTGTGGATGTGGCACGGAGACGCCGACTCCGTGGTCCCCGTCTCCGAGAGCCGCGCCCTCCTGGAGCAGCTCAAGACGCTGGGGGACAACTCCGTGCGCTACACCGAGCTGCCCGGCCTGGGCCACGACATCTTCGACACGGTGTACCTCGACAAGGCGGTGAGCACCTGGCTCTTCGCGCAGCGGCGCGGGAAGTAGGGCCCGCTTCCGGCTATGACTGCGCGTCATGAGCCCTGACGCCACCCGACTCCTGGACCTGTTGTGGGAACGCTACGCCGCGGAGGTGCCCTACGCGCGCACCTTCGCCCAGCTCTCCGGCGGCGCCTTCCGCAATGACCACATCGCGCTCCGCTCCCTCTCCCGGCCGGGTGGGGGCATCGCGCTCTTCGCCCGCGTCTTCGAGCGCTTCGGTTGGAAGCCCGCGGGCCAGTACACCTTCCCGGATACGCACCTCTCCGCCATCTACATGGCTCACCCGGAGGGGCTGCCCCGCGTCTTCATCTCCGAGCTCCACGCCGACGCGCTCTCGGCCGAGGCCCGGCGCATCCTCTCCACGCTGCCGGAGGACCCTCCCGCCCCCGGCTCCCTCGAGGCGCTCGCCGACTGGTTCTCCGCTCCACCTCCACCCGATGAGGCGGCGCTGCTCGCCCTGGAGAAGGAGTCCCAGTACGGCGCGTGGCTGCTCGCCTTCGGCCGCAAGGTGAACCACTTCACCGGCTGCGTGGACGACGTGGAGGTGTGGCAGCGGCGCATGCGCGAGGCCGGTGTCCCCATGAAGGCCGACATCGAGGGCGAGCCGGGCAGTCCCCTGCGCCAGACGGCCACCCGCGCCGCTCCCGTCACCCTGCGGCTGCGGGACGGACGCACGCGCGACTGGCCCTACGCGTACTTCGAGATCGCCCAGCGCTCACCCGGCTTCGATGGTTTCCTCGGCCCCCAGGCCCGAGCCCTCTTCGACATGACGAAGCGCTCGGGGGCCTAGAAGCCGCGCCCTCCTGGAGCAGCTCGAGACGCTGGGGGACAACTCCGGACATCCCGCCGCGTGCCTCCAGCGCCGCCCCGCTAGTCAGTGGCCGCTTGGCCGGGCCCTCCTTGCGCTTCGTGTGCGCGTGAGCAAATCCACAGCCTTGAGCAATGCTCCTCCCGCCCTCGAACCGGTGGGGGCCGACGGGTGGTCCGAAAGGAGGGCCCCGCTGCTTGCAGCCTCCGACCGTCCACAGCGCTCCGGGTGAATCGGAGGCGCCTGAAGACGAGCCTCGTCAGGACGATGCTCCCTGGCTTCGGGGTGCACTCGCCGTGCGGATGCTGGAGCAGACGGAGGGCTTCTCGCTCGTTGGCCTGGACGCGCGGGGCCGCATCGCCCTCTGGAGCCCGGGGGCGGGAAGGCTCACCCTCCACTCGAGGGCGGACCTCCTCGGCGAGCACCTCTCCGCCCTCTACCTGCCCGAGGAGCGCGAGCAGGCGGAGCGGGAGCTGCTCCAGGCCGAGCGGGAGGGCCACGGTGAGACCGAGGGCTGGCGCGTGCGGCGGGATGGCACCCGCTTCCGGGCGCGGCAGGTGCTCACCGCCCTGCACGACGCGGACGGTGGGTTGAGCGGGTTCTCCTGCGCCCTGAGCCCCGCCGGGGAACAGGACGGTTTCGCGCTGCTGCGCCAGCTGGGCGAGCTCATCCTCACGTCCGTCGACGAGGGCATCTACGGCCTGGACACCGAGGGGCGCACCACCTTCGTCAACCCGGCCGCATCACGCATGCTGGGGTGGACGCCGGAGGAGCTCATCGGCAAGTCCCAGCATGAGCTCGTCCACCACTCGCGCCCGGACGGCTCGCTCCTGCCCGAGTCCGAATGCCAGATACACGCCGCCGTCAGGGACGGCCAGACGCACCATGTGACGGGCGAGGTGTTCTGGCGGCGCGACGGCCGCCCCTTCCCCGTGGAGTACCGCAGCAGCCCCGTGCGGGAGGGCGGGCGCATCATCGGCGCGGTCATCACCTTCACCGACATCACCGCGCGGCTGCGTGCCGACGAGCGCGAGCGCGAGCTGCTGCGGGAGCAGGCCGCACGGGCCCGGGCCGAAGAGGTGGAGCAGCGCCTGCACCGCATGCTGGAGAGCATCACCGACGCCTTCGTCGCCCTGGACCGTGCCTGGCGCTTCACCTACGTCAACCACCGGGCCGAGGAGCTGTCGCGCCGCCCGCGCGAGGAGATGCTCGGGCGCACGCCTCAGGAAGTCTTCCCGCGCTTCGCCGACTCGCGCTCCGCGCGGTACTTCCGCGAGGCCTTCACCACGCAGCGCGCCGTCCACTTCGAGGAGCATGACCCCACGAAGGACACCTGGGTGGAGATGAACGGCTACCCCACGGGGGAGGGGCTCGCCGTCTACTTCCGGGACATCACCGAGCGCAAACGGACCGAGGAGCGGCTGCGCCTCTTCGAGTCCATCGTGGTGAACGCCTACGACGGCGTGATCATCCTCGAGCCGGAGCCGGCGGAAGGCCGCCAGACCCGGCGCGTCGTCTACGTCAACGAGGCCTTCGCGCGGATGATGGGCTACAGCGCGGAGGAGCTGCGGGAGCTGGACTCCCTGCTGCTGGTGGGGCCGGAGACGGACGAGGCGGCGCTCGAGCGGACGCGCGAGGCCCTGCGGCGGCGGGAGCCCTTCCGCGTGGAGCTGCTCACCTACCGCAAGGATGGCTCCTCCTTCTGGGCGGAGAGCTCCTTCATGCCCGTGAAGGACGAGGAGGGCGAGCTGACGCACTGGGTGTCCGTGA contains:
- a CDS encoding DUF1338 domain-containing protein, which translates into the protein MSPDATRLLDLLWERYAAEVPYARTFAQLSGGAFRNDHIALRSLSRPGGGIALFARVFERFGWKPAGQYTFPDTHLSAIYMAHPEGLPRVFISELHADALSAEARRILSTLPEDPPAPGSLEALADWFSAPPPPDEAALLALEKESQYGAWLLAFGRKVNHFTGCVDDVEVWQRRMREAGVPMKADIEGEPGSPLRQTATRAAPVTLRLRDGRTRDWPYAYFEIAQRSPGFDGFLGPQARALFDMTKRSGA
- a CDS encoding alpha/beta hydrolase-fold protein, giving the protein MGSVTLVLVAWLLAGTSEAGMPAAPSGNAGTFVAKSLTVRGEMYLYSVYLPPGYRQGSSWPVILALHGANSRGRDGVRPRTQSVAEAARAHPERYPAVLVLPQCPPDREWSGDVADFALEALERTLAEYGGDRKRVYLAGQSMGARGVVQLAARYPERFAAVVAVSGRYPERSGLDKLKGLPLWMWHGDADSVVPVSESRALLEQLKTLGDNSVRYTELPGLGHDIFDTVYLDKAVSTWLFAQRRGK
- the bioA gene encoding adenosylmethionine--8-amino-7-oxononanoate transaminase produces the protein MDRADIVTLDKRHVWHPYTAMDEYIAKTDPLVVVRAEGPYLYDADGTRYLDANGSWWVSTLGHRHPRLVRALTEQAGSLPHTSLAGVTHEPAARLAQELVALAPGFSRVFYSDNGSTAVEVAIKMAAQYWAQNGRPRRTRFITLSGAFHGETIGATSVGGVEVFRDVFGPLLFDVVHVPSPAEPAGWEHAFARVEATLREHPDEIAAVILEPLIQGAAGMQMYAPAFVRAVREATRAVDTFLIADEVFTGMGRTGARFACDLAGVVPDLLCLAKALSGGLMPFAATLATERVFSGFGGGRERALYYGHSYCGNPLGAAVAREVLAVYRDEDVLGQVARKAPKVKAAFERMAGTIPGVTRPRALGMVGAVDLGSGGYLASGGWRVYEAARRRGLYLRPMGDTVYIAPALNIPDAALDELLAGVEASLLAVASGRT
- a CDS encoding trifunctional serine/threonine-protein kinase/ATP-binding protein/sensor histidine kinase, which produces MTPSPPDVTTSPALVPSIPGYRVGALFQAGARFLLYRGWRTRDELPVIIRLLRAERPSFSELLQLRNHYALIRDLRLPGVVSPLAFERCHNGFAIISADRGFVPLNDYVAAHPLTVPQVLEIGISLAETLEGLYQHRVIHKDLKPSNIVIHPETRDILLSNFSIASRLPRETQALENLALLEGTLAYMSPEQTGRMNRGIDYRTDFYSLGVTLYELLTGRLPFQSTDPLELAHCHIARPPRPPRELEPAIPEMVERIVLKLMAKAAEDRYASAYGLRHDLRVCLEALREQGSVPLFELARRDVSDRFHLPEKLYGRQEEVRTLLNAFDRVCQRGMELLVVTGFSGIGKTAVVNEIHRPVVRAKGFFVSGKFDQLGRSIPYSALVQALSSLVRQLQSESGERLETWRQRLQLALGREGRVLLDMMPELEGLIGPQPRVTELEPSAAQQRFNLLLIRLLRAFATQEHPLVIFLDDLQWADAASLKMLHLLATELGSARLLLIGAYRDNEVTPAHPLLLTLEEIRDAGVAVHPLTLAPLPEEVVNELVAETLSCPPERARPLTGLVYQKTGGNPFFTSQYLKVLFQRGLVSYDASAHMWQCDLAQVRDQSLSSDVVEFMAGQLQRLPEETRKVLELAACIGNRFELATLSRVYGGSEADTAAALWCALQEGLILPTSEVYKFYQDPEGLEATGMAPLSVRYRFLHDRVQQAAHSLIPESDRQRTHLEIGRRLLETASAQEREEHLFDIVNHLNVARGLLVEVEERHELARANLRAGRRALTSNAYDVAREYLETGLTLLEPESWRTHYELTLALHEEAARAAWLSRHFARQDELVGAVLSHARTVLERVRAYEIRIQTAIAQERLAFALETGLHVLGELGVEFPAAPRPEDIERGREEVRAAVGDGSLEQLSSLPEMTDARSLAAVRILTLLAPPAYQTKPALLQLLIFRTVVLTARHGVAPITAPTFAMYGLILCGMLDELDAGYQAGQLALKILERFNVQEPRAKTLYVVNVKTLHWKRHVRESLKPLLDAYASGLETGDLEFMGWAADFYCHHSFFLGRPLGPLVEEMDEYRKVLEHHHRRVTLRQYAVYQQAVLNLSGEGETPWRLVGRAWNEDALLPRYVADGDGTASCIAYVNKLMLAYLFGQYRLAVESADAAEKYLPAVAAQLLVPRYFFFDSLARLALLPELGEVERSAALERISANQRRMERWARSAPMNFLHPYHLVEAERCRVRGARAEALEHYDRAIALAREHEHPHDEALAHELTARFFLEWGMAHRARPHLLEAHDAHSRWGAHALLRYLSARYSEQGLSEQPAGASEARAPDETRSDLGLLDLQSVLAASRVFFSEMNLDRLLERVVVILCENAGAQRCVLLREERQHLFVVMEHTALTGETRRHASDTPADAERVPGSVIRRSIRTQQPLVVEDLSRDDSLADDPYVHRHAPRSVLSLPIFHQGRLLLVVYLENNLAAGVFTSRHLQTLTLLASQLALSLENAALYGDLEQRVQERTSALEAAHKQLVEVAHRAGMAEIASGVLHNIGNSLNSLVVTTESLVRDVTRLPVEQLKKSARLLTDEKEDLAGFLEKDSRGRMLPEYLDKLGDKLRGDADHMLVELRSMKTNLEQIGATIHAQQVYANGPRLVEQVDVDELVEDALRMQQSSLTRHRVRIERDMARLPVASLERHKVLHILVNLISNAKQALVDADQADKCIRIEARPSSPGRFLLVVRDNGVGISAEDLQRVFQYGFTTRSGSLGYGLHWAANTAREMGGSLVVASEGRGRGACFTLELPLGNQE
- a CDS encoding phage tail protein; amino-acid sequence: MSNPLIGEIRMFAGRFEPRGWALCDGRLLSISRHSALFSVLGTTYGGDGMTTFALPDLRERVPSPSGSGATLHYIIALEGAFPARG
- a CDS encoding NIF family HAD-type phosphatase; the encoded protein is MSRLLLLLLLSAPVLGCATASSATSAPGNASCSGLDALTIPALPDWVDKYAGPNDSKEERRFFNISRLMTCFQLSRAQAVELQNLFRDQVRASPASDPVAAFSAALERVRRGDFESRLQPETLGRARFIVVFDLDETLFDQYYPAEVGEACHDVAVPKKDGVRYLKLVPGWRQAFERIQALGGAVVLFSANVDTVTLENLAQWKLEGVPLTEHPAIAGILTNSHLVLQEKSEGVADPRKGNPLREPSKDLRVFDEQLRRVVIVDDNPTRLFQMRNARIFKKFEADTYCTSSDPVLRRAFEQAMPNVVREIEESVRYMDANGGGFVDAYLPYTSLGQLTVRFLVDSGGFDLAGAIDYVRHHPEVVDPRY
- a CDS encoding GlsB/YeaQ/YmgE family stress response membrane protein; this translates as MGLCGWIIFGFLAGLIARAIMPGRQGLGLIATTLLGIAGSFMGGFIASVLRGGNWRLLQPSGFIGAVVGAIVLLAIGRMMSNRR
- a CDS encoding c-type cytochrome codes for the protein MSKRPSSKPPSVPLTRTALLSMALTLSACPDKQEKAPSAPSAATVFKDSPSAEAPPSPSEGTPTAPQGGTQQVPANTARTPEQLFSSLGCRACHGPGTAFAPVLANSRDKPAEVVAMWILDPQKIRPGTMMPSFAGRISTSEALALAQWIKAGNPAPANTP